The window TCACGCCCCTCGTGCTGACCCCTATGATCTTATTGACCCCGCGCGTTTCCGCGCGGGAACGGTTCGCGCGCTGGGTCCTTTTCGGAGGGGTGGCGTTCGCGGTCTTTCTGCCCTGGTTGGTGAAAAATTACTTTTTCACGGGCGGGAACCCGGTTTTCCCGTTTCTTCCATCGGTGTTCCCGGCTGAAAACGTGTATCTCGCCGAAGCCTCGGCCCGATCCTATTTTCAGGTCCTCGACGAGTACAAGGGGTCCAGTTCGCTTCTCTGGGATCTGTTTCGCCTTCCTCTGCGGCTGGTCTCGAACGCCACCTCTTTCGGAGGGGGGTTCGACGTGACGGGGGATTTGGGTTGGGCCTTGCCCCTTTTGTTGTTGCCCCTGGGCGGCTTGGCGAAAGGGCCGGGACGCCGTTTCCTTTGGGTCTATCTCCTTCTTCACATCGTTTTGTGGGCCTCCTTTCGCCCGGTTCTTCGGTTCCTCTTCCCGGTCTTTCCCCTGGTCTGCCTTTTGGCCGGGGAGGGGGCGGTGGTGTTCCTCGAACGTTTGCCGGTTTGGGGCCGTCGGACGGCGTTGGCCCTGGGCGGGGTGTTTTTGGTTTTAAACGGAGTGCATTTCTATTGGGTGGAACGCGTGCGGGACCCCTTCCCCGTCGCCTTGGGCCTCCAAACCCGCGATCAATATCTAAAAGCGAAATTGGATTATTACCCCGCCATGACGTTTATGAGGGACCACCTGCCCCCGGAGTCCCGGGTTCTTTTTCTGGGAGATCAACGCGCCTATTATTGCCCCCGGCGGCATTTGGCGCCCATGGCCCTCCTGCCCGCCCCGATGCGGGCCTGGGCCGAGGACTGCGCCGACGGCGCGGCCTTGGAAGACAAATTGAAATCCCTGGGTTTCACCCACGTTTATTTCCATGAGCGGGAGGCGGAGAGGTTGAAAAGTTACGGGGTGCTCGATTTGACGGAAAAGGGGCGCGGGGTGCTCACCGATTTTCTTCGCCGCTCCCGCCCGGTGTATCGAGGCGAGGACCAGGCTGTCCTGTCCCTGGGGGCCCCGTGATCGTTCTTTGCATCGCCACCTTTCTGGCGGCGTTTCTTTTGACGTTTCTTTTGACACCCCTCGCCCGCTGGGCGGCGTTGCGCTGGAACATTTTGGACCACCCCCGGACGGCCGTGAAAACCCACAAGGAGCCGGTGCCCTACCTCGGGGGGTTGGCGATCTACGCGGGCATCGCCGGGGCCCTGTTGTCCCTCCGTTGGGCCACCCATTTTCCCACCGGCACGCTGCGGTCCCTGCGCGGATTGCTCTTGGGCGGCGCGTTGATGGCGGTGTTGGGGCTCATCGACGACACGAAGAAACCCAACGGCCTGTCCGTGACCACGAAATTGCTGTTCCAATTCGCCGCGGCCGCGCTGCTCATTCATTTCGACATCCGCATCCATTTCATTCAACCGGAGTGGTTGGCGGATGCGCTGACGGTCCTGTGGGTCGCCGGGATCTCGAACGCCATCAATTTGATCGACATCATGGACGGCCTCGCGGCCTCCCAGGCCGTGGCGGTGTCCATGGGGTTCCTGTTGATTTCAATTCCCAGCGAACACGTTTACGTCAATGTCGCCGCGGCGGCGGTGGCCGGCGCGGCGTTGGCTTTCATTCCCCACAACATGTCGCGCCGACGGAAAATCTTTATGGGCGACACCGGGAGTCTGATGCTGGGACTTTTGTTGGCCGGTTTGTCCCTGGGCACATCCTACACGCGCCTCAGTGAAATCGGGGTGTTCGCCCCGTTGTTGATTTTGGGCGTGCCCGTCTACGACACGCTCTTCGTGAGCGTGATGCGCCTCAAGCAGGGGAAATCGCCTTTCATGGGTTCCAAGGACCACCTGGCTCAAAAGTTGCGGGCGAAAGGGTTCACCACCGAACAGGTCGTGTTGAGCTTTGTGGCCGCCACGGGCGCGCTGTCCTCTTGCGCGTATCTGTTGACCCTCACGCCCTTTGTCTTTTCCCTCGGCATCGTCGTCGCGGCCGTTCTGGTGGGGATCATTTTGATGGTGGCGTTGCACGACGTGGTCGTCCATTGACGGCGGATCGGCTCGAGCGGTTTCCCCTGGTGGTCGCGGGCGCCGGTTTGGCCGGCCTTTCGGCCGCGCACCACGCGCGCCGCCGCGCCTTGGTGTTCGACCGCGCCGCGGTCCCCGGCGGCACGGCCCGGTCGTGGACGGTGGGGGGGTTCACTTTCGATTTCACGGGGCATTTGCTGCACCTTCACCGCCCCGCCATGGCGCGGTGGGTGAAGTCCCTTCTGGCCGGCAATTGGGTGGAGCGCCGCCGCAGCGCCTGGATTCATTCCCACGGGGTCCTCACGCCCTACCCCTTCCAAGCCAACCTCCACGGTTTGCCGGCGAAGGTGGTACGGGAGTGCGTCGCGGGCGTGCGCCGGGCGCGCGCCCGTTACGGGGACCGCCCCCTGGAGGGCCTTGTTCATCCCTCCTTTGACGTCTGGTGCCGACGCCTTTTCGGCGACGGGATCACCCGGCATTTCATGCGGCCCTACAACGAAAAATTGTGGACCGTGCCCGCCACCGACATGACCCCCGATTGGTGCGGGGCCTTTGTTCCGGTGCCTTCGCTGGCGGAGGTCGAGTCGGGCGCCCGGCGCGCGCACCGAAAGTCGTTCGGGTACAACACCCGGTTTCTTTACCCGCGGCGGGGGGGCATTCAAGTCTTGGCCGAGGCCATCGCCCGGAACCTGGACGATCTCCGCCTCGGGGTTTCCCTCGAGTCGGTGGATTGGCGCCGCCGGCGCGTGCGGCTCTCCACCGGAGAAACCGTGGCCTACGGCCGTTTGATCTCCACGTTGCCCTTGCCGGAGCTGCTCCGGCGCTTGGACCCGTTCCCGACGGTTTTGCGGGAACCGCTGCGGCGGCTGCGGTGGACGACGGTGACGTGCATCAATATCGGCGTGGCCCGCCCGCAAATCTCGCGCGCCTCCTGGATTTATTATCCCGAAAAAAAATATCCGTTTTACCGCGTGGGGTTCCCCATGAATTTCACCCCCCACGTGGTCCCGCGGGGAGGCTCGTCCATGTACGTCGAGGTATCCCACCGTCCGGGCGCGGAGCCCCGAAGCCCCGCCGCGAAAACCGCCCTCGTCCGACGGGTGCGCCGCGGTTTGGAGGCCGCGGGGGTTTTACGTCCCACCGACCGGCTCCCCGTGGTGGAGGTGGCGACGCTCCCCTACGCCTACGTGATTTACGACGCCCACCGGGCGGCGGCGACCCGGGTGATCTTCGATTGGCTGGAACACCGCGCGGCGGCGGAATCCATCGGTCGTTACGGGGGGTGGAAATATTCTTTTATGGAGGAGGCCCTGTGGGACGGTCGCGCGGCGGCGCTTCGCGCCGACAGGGCGTTGCGGTCGTGAGCCGGTTTTTGTTTATGGGGCACGGTTTTTTTCTCTCCTTGGTGATGGTGTTGCCGCTTCTTCGGAACGCCTGGGACCCCTGGGCGCAGACACTGGTCCTGGGCGCCTGGGCTTTTTGGATCGGCCTGGGCGCGGTCATGGTCTGGCGACGGCGCGCCGCCTTCCCCGCCCTGGAAGGGACCCTAAGGGCCTGGGGGCCCCTGTGGGGGGGAGTTCTTGTTCTGGCATTGGTTTCCATGGCTTTCAGCGCGCATCCGCACAGCGCCGTCCCCGGGGCTCTCCTCGATTTTTCCACCGCCGCCTTCTTCTTCCTCGGCGCGGGCCTGTCGGGGGAGAAGCGGGCCTATTACCGGCGCGCCTTGGCGGGCGCCGGGGTCCTGGCGGGGGTTGTGGCTTTGGTTTTGGACGGGCTTCGATCGCCGGCGGTGGGGGTGGCCGTGAATCCCAACGCACTGGCGTCCCTGATCCTGTTGGCCTTTCCCGTGGCGATCGGGCTGTGGCGCGCCCCGTCCGGTTCCGGGAAACGGTGGGCCTGGGCCGCGGCGGCCGCTTCCCTCGGGGTATCGGTGGTCCTGTCCCGGTCCCTGGGAGCGCTTGTCGTCCTCGGGGCGCAAATGGTTTTCCTTTGGTGGGCGCTGAACGAAGGGCGTCGCCGACGGTCCGGACTCCTCCTTGGCGGGATCGGGGCGGCGCTGGTCATCGCGGGGGTGTTGTTGGACCGGTCCGACTGGGCCAAGTTCGCGGGGGACCCGGACCGGTGGGCCTGGTGGCGGACCGCGTGGAACATGATTCGATCCCATCCCGGCCTGGGGGTCGGCCCCGGCGCCTTCGGCGAAGCCTACCCCTTGTTTCGCGAGAGAACCTGGGGACTGAACAGCCTGTACGCCCACAACGGGTATTTGGAATGGCTGGCGGAACGGGGTGTGCTGGGCGGGGGATTGTTGGTCGCGTGGGTCGGCCGCGTGTTGTGGATTTCTTGGCGGGAAGGCCACACGAAAGAGGACCGGTGCCTGTGGGCGGCCCTGGTGGGGGTTCTGCTTTTTAACGGCGCGAACATCGGGTTTTCCTTTCCGGCGCTCCTGTGGCTGTTCGCCTTCGCCTGCGGCCTGGTCTTGCCGGAGGTTCGGGGCGGAAATCCGGGCGCCCCCGGGTTTCGTCGCTGGATCGCGTTGGGGGGCGCGACGGTTTTCATTCTGGCGTTCGCGGCGTCGTTCACCGTTTTTCGAGCGGGCCAAATGTTGGAAAAGGGTCGAGCGGCCTTTTTTCAAAAGGACGTGGCGGGGGCCCGCCGGTGGGCGGACCGGGGCCTCCGCTGGGATCCCCGTTCCCCCGAGCTTCACGCCCTGCGCGCCGGGGCGCTTTTCCAGGAAGGCGACCGGGCGGGCGCCCTCCTGGGTTTGTCCGAATCCGTTCGAAGGGCTCCCGGCGCGGCGGGTTTTCGCATGGACCGGGCGGAATTGTTCCTCGCGATGGAGCGGCCAGTGAACGCCTTGGAGGATTACACGGCCGTGAACCGCCTTTTGCCTTTGTTTTTCCCGGCCTGGGAACGACGGGGGGATTTGTTGGTCGCGGCGGGTCGCGGTGGGGAAGCGCGGTCGGCCTACGAAAACGGGCTGACGGCTTTGAACAACCCGCGGTCCAGCGCCCGGGGGCAAAACAAAGGCGTGGCCCGGGAGCGATTGGAAACCAAGATCAGAGGATTGGAAGCGAATGCGCCGCATTAAAGTGGTTCACATCATCACCCGCCTGGAATTGGGCGGCGCCCAGCAGAACACCCTCTTCACGGCTGAGCATCTCGACCCCGCGCGGTTCGAGGTGGTGCTCTTGGCCGGTCAAGGGGGGGTGCTCGCCGCGGCGCCGCAGGGAAAGCCGTACCGGTTCGTCCGGGTTTTCGGTTTGGTCAGGTCGGTCCGGCCCTGGTCGGATCTTTTGGCCCTGTGGCACCTCTGGGTGTTGCTGCGTCGGGAACGGCCGGACATCGTCCACACGCACTCTTCCAAAGCCGGAATTTTGGGTCGCACGGCGGCGGCCGCGGCCCGGGTTCCGATCGTGATCCACACTTTCCACGGGTTCGGGTTTCACGTCGAGCAGCTCGCCGGGGTTCGCGCCTTTTATGTCGCGCTGGAGCGGGCCATGGCGCGGTTGTCCACGGTATTGGTCACTGTCTCCCGGGCCAACCGCGACGAGGCCCTGGCGCGGGGCATCGGCCGTCCGGGCCAATATCGGCTCATTCGCAGCGGGGTCGATCTCTCTTTGTACACCTCCATCGCCCGGCGGCGCGAATCCCCGGCGGGGTTGGGGGTTCTGCCTCACGAAAAACTGATCGTCACCATCGGTCCGTTCAAGCCCCAAAAGAATCTGCACGATTTTCTTCGCGCCGCGGCCATCGTCGCCGGGCGGGCCCCCGAAGCGCGGTTTTTGATCGTGGGCGACGGGGAGGGGCGTTCGGCCATTGAGGCCCGTATTGAGACCACCGATTTGACCGGAAAGGTGGTCTTGGCCGGTTGGCGGCGTGACATTCCCGCCATCCTGGCCCGCGCGGACGTCTTTTGCATGACGTCGTTGTGGGAGGGGCTCCCCCGGGCGCTGGTGGAGTCCATGGTCGCGGGCTTGCCCTGCGTGGTGAACGCCGTGGACGGCTGTCGGGATCTCATTCAAGACGGCGTCAACGGTTTTTTAACTCCACCCAAGCACCCCATGGCCACCGCCGACCGTCTGTTGCGGCTGTTGGCCGATCCCGGCATGGCCCAACGCATCGGCGCCCGGGCGCGCGCGTCCGTGGGGGATGAATTCAGCATTCACACCATGGTTCGCCAACAGGAGGCCCTTTACGCGTCCTTGGCTTCGGACGAGGCGTTGTTCGCCTCGGCCGAAGATTGACACCCCCCGCGGAAACCTCTATAATTCGCCCTATTAAAGCGGCCCCCCCGGGGGTTCAAAGTGTTTGGAGGGGGCCGGTGAAGCTTTCGTTCCGGGACGTTGAACGCGAAAAAGAAGTCCAGGCGTCGGAGCTTCTCCCGGTGGGCCAACTCCCGCTCGACACCCCCGATCGGCCGGTGCTGGCCGAGCCCGTGCCGGTGACCGTGAAAGCCGAATTTCAAGACGGATTGGTTTGGGCTTGGGTGACCGCGCGGGCGCGTTTGACCTTGAGTTGCGCCCGGTGCCTGGAACCCTTCGAAATCATCCTGGAGCCGGCTTTTGAGGTGCGTTTGACCGAGGAGTCCGGGGAAATCGTCATTGAAGATGAAGTCCGGCAGAACATTCTTCTGGGGCTTCCCGCGCAACCCCTGTGCGCTCCGTCGTGCCGGGGTTTGTGCCCTCAGTGCGGGGGCAATCGCAACAAAAAAGGATGCGGGTGCACCCCCGGGACCAAAGACAACCCGTTTGACGTGTTAAAAAACTTAAAACTGAAGTCGTAAGGACTCCATTCATGGCGAATCCAAAGAAAAAACACACCCCCAGTCGCCGCGACAGCCGGCGCGCCTCCAATTTCCGTCTGGAATTTGGATCCATGGCGCGTTGCGGCAATTGCGGCGCCGTTCGGCCGCCCCACGTCGTTTGTCCGGCGTGCGGGTTTTACGGCAAGGAATTGGTCGCCGCGCCGAAGGCCCCCAAAAAGAAAGACGAAGAGAAGTAACCCTTTCCGTCTCGGATGACCTCTCGCATCGCTCTGGACGCCATGGGGGGCGATCACGGCCTTCCCGTCAACATTGAAGGCGCCCTCCTCGCGCGTCAAGAGCTCGACCACGAAATCATCTTAGTGGGGGACCGTCCCCTGATCGAACAGGAATTGGCCCACCGGGGGCATCCCAACGCTTTCTTGATCCAGCACGCGCCCCGGGTGATCGGTATGCACGAGAAACCCGCGGACGCCTGTCGGTCCAAAAAAGACTCGAGCATCATGGTGTGCTCCGAATTGGTTGCCCAGGGAAAAGCCGACGCGTTCATTTCCGCCGGCAATTCCGGCGCCACCATGGCGGCCGCTTTGTGGCACCTGCGGCGCCTCCCCGGGGTCTCCCGCCCGGCCATCGCCACCCTCATGCCCACCTTGGTGGGCAACGCCGTCGTCCTGGACGTCGGCGCCAACGTCGACTGCAAACCCAAACACCTGCTCCAGTTCGCCGTCATGGGTTCCATTTACGCCCGCGCGATTTTGGACATTCCGTCCCCCCGGGTCGGGCTTTTGACCATCGGGGAGGAGGAGGGAAAAGGCAACCTGTTAACCCAGGAAACCCACCCCCTTCTCAAGGCCAGCGGCCTCAATTACGTCGGTCATGTGGAAGGCCGCGACGTTCCCGCCGGCGGCGCGGACGTGTTCGTTTGCGATGGGTTCGTCGGCAATTTGTTGTTGAAGTTCGGCGAAGGGTTGGCCGCGGCGGTTCTGAAGCTGATCAAAAACGAAGTCCGCAAGCACCCCCTCGCGATTTTCGGGAAATACCTGCTTAAAGGCGCTTTCAAGGAACTCCTCAAGCGCACGGACCCGGCGGAGTACGGCGGGGCGCCCCTCTTGGGCGTCAACGGCGTGGCCCTGGTCTCGCACGGCGGCGCCAACGCCAAGGCCATCAAGAACGCGATTCGCGGCGCCGGCGCTTTCGTGGAGGCCGAGATCAACCGTCAGATTTCCGATCGCCTCAAAGAAACCAACGCCCATTTGGTCGTCGCGGCCCCGGCCGTGCCGGTGGCCTGACATGGCCGGCGTTCGTTTCCTATCGACGGGCGCGGGGTTGCCCGACCGCGTCTTGACCAACGCGGACCTCGCCAAAATGGTCGACACCAC of the Elusimicrobiota bacterium genome contains:
- a CDS encoding glycosyltransferase family 39 protein, whose product is MVKPALHTPLLLKVYAAVFAVMAGTYFVHYPWPGFVARLGEMARAVGLLLAAAAVGRQILRAARFPAGSGPAEGFVWAVAMGLVPLPLLLLGAGVMGFYSPEAVRLIGVLWALGGAFQWTGLVRDFRRMETPRGGVGPLAWFVLGLGLLCAWAPPTYYDSLVYHLALPLRYLQEGRVGFVPFNHYSHFPQNMEMIFGWFLAMDSDVAAHVFVLGTASLTGLLLWSVGAREGRRWDLVLFLTAPCVLLLSTETYVEAPLALFSFLTVLGVERGHRRGERRWFVWAGVAAGFAAGIKYTAILTPLVLTPMILLTPRVSARERFARWVLFGGVAFAVFLPWLVKNYFFTGGNPVFPFLPSVFPAENVYLAEASARSYFQVLDEYKGSSSLLWDLFRLPLRLVSNATSFGGGFDVTGDLGWALPLLLLPLGGLAKGPGRRFLWVYLLLHIVLWASFRPVLRFLFPVFPLVCLLAGEGAVVFLERLPVWGRRTALALGGVFLVLNGVHFYWVERVRDPFPVALGLQTRDQYLKAKLDYYPAMTFMRDHLPPESRVLFLGDQRAYYCPRRHLAPMALLPAPMRAWAEDCADGAALEDKLKSLGFTHVYFHEREAERLKSYGVLDLTEKGRGVLTDFLRRSRPVYRGEDQAVLSLGAP
- a CDS encoding undecaprenyl/decaprenyl-phosphate alpha-N-acetylglucosaminyl 1-phosphate transferase produces the protein MIVLCIATFLAAFLLTFLLTPLARWAALRWNILDHPRTAVKTHKEPVPYLGGLAIYAGIAGALLSLRWATHFPTGTLRSLRGLLLGGALMAVLGLIDDTKKPNGLSVTTKLLFQFAAAALLIHFDIRIHFIQPEWLADALTVLWVAGISNAINLIDIMDGLAASQAVAVSMGFLLISIPSEHVYVNVAAAAVAGAALAFIPHNMSRRRKIFMGDTGSLMLGLLLAGLSLGTSYTRLSEIGVFAPLLILGVPVYDTLFVSVMRLKQGKSPFMGSKDHLAQKLRAKGFTTEQVVLSFVAATGALSSCAYLLTLTPFVFSLGIVVAAVLVGIILMVALHDVVVH
- a CDS encoding FAD-dependent oxidoreductase, with translation MTADRLERFPLVVAGAGLAGLSAAHHARRRALVFDRAAVPGGTARSWTVGGFTFDFTGHLLHLHRPAMARWVKSLLAGNWVERRRSAWIHSHGVLTPYPFQANLHGLPAKVVRECVAGVRRARARYGDRPLEGLVHPSFDVWCRRLFGDGITRHFMRPYNEKLWTVPATDMTPDWCGAFVPVPSLAEVESGARRAHRKSFGYNTRFLYPRRGGIQVLAEAIARNLDDLRLGVSLESVDWRRRRVRLSTGETVAYGRLISTLPLPELLRRLDPFPTVLREPLRRLRWTTVTCINIGVARPQISRASWIYYPEKKYPFYRVGFPMNFTPHVVPRGGSSMYVEVSHRPGAEPRSPAAKTALVRRVRRGLEAAGVLRPTDRLPVVEVATLPYAYVIYDAHRAAATRVIFDWLEHRAAAESIGRYGGWKYSFMEEALWDGRAAALRADRALRS
- a CDS encoding O-antigen ligase family protein gives rise to the protein MGRSRGGASRRQGVAVVSRFLFMGHGFFLSLVMVLPLLRNAWDPWAQTLVLGAWAFWIGLGAVMVWRRRAAFPALEGTLRAWGPLWGGVLVLALVSMAFSAHPHSAVPGALLDFSTAAFFFLGAGLSGEKRAYYRRALAGAGVLAGVVALVLDGLRSPAVGVAVNPNALASLILLAFPVAIGLWRAPSGSGKRWAWAAAAASLGVSVVLSRSLGALVVLGAQMVFLWWALNEGRRRRSGLLLGGIGAALVIAGVLLDRSDWAKFAGDPDRWAWWRTAWNMIRSHPGLGVGPGAFGEAYPLFRERTWGLNSLYAHNGYLEWLAERGVLGGGLLVAWVGRVLWISWREGHTKEDRCLWAALVGVLLFNGANIGFSFPALLWLFAFACGLVLPEVRGGNPGAPGFRRWIALGGATVFILAFAASFTVFRAGQMLEKGRAAFFQKDVAGARRWADRGLRWDPRSPELHALRAGALFQEGDRAGALLGLSESVRRAPGAAGFRMDRAELFLAMERPVNALEDYTAVNRLLPLFFPAWERRGDLLVAAGRGGEARSAYENGLTALNNPRSSARGQNKGVARERLETKIRGLEANAPH
- a CDS encoding glycosyltransferase family 4 protein; its protein translation is MRRIKVVHIITRLELGGAQQNTLFTAEHLDPARFEVVLLAGQGGVLAAAPQGKPYRFVRVFGLVRSVRPWSDLLALWHLWVLLRRERPDIVHTHSSKAGILGRTAAAAARVPIVIHTFHGFGFHVEQLAGVRAFYVALERAMARLSTVLVTVSRANRDEALARGIGRPGQYRLIRSGVDLSLYTSIARRRESPAGLGVLPHEKLIVTIGPFKPQKNLHDFLRAAAIVAGRAPEARFLIVGDGEGRSAIEARIETTDLTGKVVLAGWRRDIPAILARADVFCMTSLWEGLPRALVESMVAGLPCVVNAVDGCRDLIQDGVNGFLTPPKHPMATADRLLRLLADPGMAQRIGARARASVGDEFSIHTMVRQQEALYASLASDEALFASAED
- a CDS encoding DUF177 domain-containing protein; amino-acid sequence: MKLSFRDVEREKEVQASELLPVGQLPLDTPDRPVLAEPVPVTVKAEFQDGLVWAWVTARARLTLSCARCLEPFEIILEPAFEVRLTEESGEIVIEDEVRQNILLGLPAQPLCAPSCRGLCPQCGGNRNKKGCGCTPGTKDNPFDVLKNLKLKS
- the rpmF gene encoding 50S ribosomal protein L32 codes for the protein MANPKKKHTPSRRDSRRASNFRLEFGSMARCGNCGAVRPPHVVCPACGFYGKELVAAPKAPKKKDEEK
- the plsX gene encoding phosphate acyltransferase PlsX gives rise to the protein MTSRIALDAMGGDHGLPVNIEGALLARQELDHEIILVGDRPLIEQELAHRGHPNAFLIQHAPRVIGMHEKPADACRSKKDSSIMVCSELVAQGKADAFISAGNSGATMAAALWHLRRLPGVSRPAIATLMPTLVGNAVVLDVGANVDCKPKHLLQFAVMGSIYARAILDIPSPRVGLLTIGEEEGKGNLLTQETHPLLKASGLNYVGHVEGRDVPAGGADVFVCDGFVGNLLLKFGEGLAAAVLKLIKNEVRKHPLAIFGKYLLKGAFKELLKRTDPAEYGGAPLLGVNGVALVSHGGANAKAIKNAIRGAGAFVEAEINRQISDRLKETNAHLVVAAPAVPVA